The following are encoded in a window of Vigna unguiculata cultivar IT97K-499-35 chromosome 8, ASM411807v1, whole genome shotgun sequence genomic DNA:
- the LOC114195005 gene encoding uncharacterized protein LOC114195005 yields MKHFDSIKFHHIPQEDNQLADALATLSSMFEISQDEEMSMIKMRSYEQPTYCYLVEEELDGKPWYFDIKRYLKTREYPETASENDKRTLRRLTSSFILNVDVLYKRNHDMTYADNINIAPTTLNVLSAPWPFAMWGINVIGAIEPKASNGHRSFWLQLTISPNG; encoded by the exons ATGAAGCATTTCGATTCCATTAAGTTCCATCACATTCCACAAGAGGATAACCAATTAGCTGATGCTTTGGCCACCTTGTCGTCAATGTTTGAAATTAGTCAAGATGAGGAAATGTCGATGATCAAAATGAGGAGTTATGAACAACCAACATATTGCTATTTAGTAGAAGAAGAATTAGATGGTAAGCCTTGGTATTTTGATATAAAGCGCTATCTTAAGACCCGAGAATATCCTGAAACAGCTTCTGAGAATGATAAAAGAACCCTGAGAAGGTTAACTTCAAGTTTTATTCTAAATGTGGATGTCttgtataaaagaaatcatGACATG ACCTATGCAGATAACATTAATATAGCTCCTACAACCTTAAATGTTCTATCTGCACCATGGCCATTTGCGATGTGGGGAATAAATGTTATTGGAGCCATAGAACCGAAGGCGTCAAATGGACATCGTTCATTCTGGTTGCAATTGACTATTTCACCAAATGGGTGA